The genomic segment TGCATGGTGATTACCGGGAAAGCCGCTTATAGCACTATTTAAACCGCATCGTAAACCAAACCTGAGTTCATCTTCGTACTGGCCATTTGTAGCAACAATCTTACCCGGAGAAAGGATCCTTGCCATTACAACAGCCTCACCGAAAGCGCGCACTCTATTAGCAGCACAATTATAGGGACCTCCCTCTATAACCACCTCGTCTATACCGTAATCTATACAGGCCTTGATACCTCTTGCAAGCTCTTCCTCACCATCACCAACACAGATGATAGCACCAACACCTTTACCATGCTTTCTGGCAAACTCTATAACAGATAGTGTTTCTTCAGGTGGTGCTGCGTGAGAAGTATTTTTCTGAAAAGCCATCAGACTAACACTTATTGATTGAACAGCATCCGGCCATAAATCTTTTTCGTGTACAAACGCTTTTTCCTTATTTTCAAGTCTTTTATGTATTCTACCCCTAGGACAACCGTTAAAAGGCTTACCGCTCCTGTAACAATCAGCAGGACATTTAACTATCTCTTCCGGATATCTCATCGGGCCGTATTTTCCGAAATGATCAACGTCAATAGGCATATCGGTAAGCTTTCTCAACTCTTTCATAAGCTCAAAAGGAGTCATCCCTTCTCTTTCAGCTATATCTGCAACGGCATAAGAACAAACGTGAATTGGAAACCCCAATCTATCAACAAGACGAAAACCTCCTTTAAGCTCTGTAATACTCTGTTTTAAACTCACAACATCAACAAGAATCTCGTTTAAATCACATCCGAAAGGAAATTCTTTATATGATAAACCAAGATGAATAAGGTCTTCATCCGAAAGCTTTTTTACAGCAAAAAGCAAATCTGATGGATTTTCTCTTCCTCGTTTTACTAATTCATATTTGCTTTGAAGATCACCTTTTAATACGCTTTTAATACAATCTTCCACTTTTCCTCCTGTGATGGAACTTCAAAGCCTGAATACTAATAGCGTCAGCAATTTTATCCAGAATAATAGAAGCAATGGGTAAACCGTCTTTAATCAATTTGCCTGTTCCGACAAAAGCCGTAATGAACGATTTCTGTGGAAAATCATAATCTTTCAAAAAAAGGGCAGGCCCTTCAGTAACAGCAGCAAGAGGTATACAAACTTTCACATCCTCATCTCCAAAACCGAAAACTCCGTTTGTAGTAATAAACGGAATTCCACTTTCAACACAAAACTTACCAACAGCTGCAACAATCGGAATTGTATCTCCACCAGCTATAGTAGATATAACAACAGAAGCATCTTTAAGAAGGTCAAACTGATCTGAAAAATCAAATGGTAAGGCTTCTATATCCTTATAACGAGTATCGGGAGTAAGGAACCTGCGTTTTAAGAAAGATGCTTTGTTCTCTTTAGGCAATGCTCCCATCAAAAGATGATAATAGTCATTTTCCTCAATTGTTCCACCATCAACAACTGCAACCCTTGAAAAACCACCTCTGTGAGTCATAATAATTCTTTCAAAAACTCTTGCTCCCAAACGGCCTGCACCAAGCAAAACAAGTTTCCCGTAAGGCACCAGTTTCTTTTCCATCTCACTAACCATATCCATTGCTCAAAACCTCTACAAAATCAGGAATATCATCACCCAGTATTAAAGCTTTTAAAAGGAGCAACGTTTTATCTACTGCTTCTGCTTTTCTTCTATAAACTTTCTCCGCATCAGTAAAGGGAAAGTTTCTAACTTCATTTGTTGTTCTAATTATAAAAGTTTCCTTATTAAATCGCAAACATACTGTTCCTCTTCCATTTCCAGCACTTGAAGCAACAGATATATCTACGCCCATTTTCTCTTTCAGCACCCTCGAGAGAATCAAAGCAACATTCATATTACCGATTTCATCATAAACTTTAACTCCGTTTATATGAGCCTTAGGAGCAGGAAGTCTTATATCTAAAACCTCCTCAATGGAGTAAACAGAAGGTAAAAACATAACAGCTGAAACAGACACGGGCAATCTATTTTCTACATAAGGAGCAGAAAGCTTATGCAATCCCATACCTATTTCACAGTGCGTAAAACACTCAACTGAGGCAAATGTCAATATACGGGAATCCGACATCGATAAACTCCGCATCTATAAATTTTGCAAGACGCCGCGTGAATTCTAACATTCCCGGAATCTCTGTCCTATAATGAGAAGCATCAACAAAACCTATACCGGCACATTTTAAACGACATGCAACGTGATGAACAAGATCTCCAGAAACTGCAACATCGATATTAAAGTCAAAAAGTTTTTGAATAAAATCTGGAAAATTAAATCCACATCCACTAAAAACAGCAACTTTCTCTATTTTCTCCGGCAGAAAATAGCGAATATTTTTTAAATTCAAAATTTTCAAAATCCTATTCGAAAATTCTTTTGAAGTCAGTTTTGTAATTCCATACATTCCAAAACGATTATCATCAAAGAAAATGAGATTCTCCAGACCCAAGACAGTACCAAGGGAATAATTGCAGCCCCAATCAATTCTGTCAAGAGGAGTGTGAATAACAAAAACAGGAAAACCTGGATTAAAATAAGGTTTGTGGTGAGAAATAACCATATCAAAATGAGAAAAATCAAAATTATCTGGAACATCAACTACAACAGCAACTTTTTCCACATTAGAAGGCCTAACATCGCTTACCCAACCATAAAAATCACCTTCAACCGCGTAAGATTCCGGAACTATTATACGTAGAAGTTTCTCAAGCTCTTGCCAATTCAAACTGTATCTCCCGAAGGATATCATTTAAAACATCTTCAAAATAATCCACTTTAAAATTTCCATCTTTTCTTACAGATACCGTAACGGCTGGAATTTCCATTACATCAAGAAAACCACAACTGCTTTTAACGTTAAACAGTAAAGATTCTGCAAAAAACAGATTGGGCACCGCATAAAGCACATTTTTAAAATCTTCTAATCGGGCAGAAAGTTCCCTCACAGTTCGGACAGTAAGAGTCATCGTGCCGGAAGTTTTACTTTTATAATTCATTCTCAGAAAAAAATCCGGCTTTTTTTCAGTTTCCAGTAAACCCAAACCGGAAGGCTCTTCAGAAACAATAATGTCGGCTTTAAACTTTCCAGCCAGTCCTTCTTTAACGTCAATTCCACCAAATCCTGTAAGATCAATAATAACGTCAAATTTTAATCTATCCGGCTTATCACAAGGAGAAAGAGCCATAACACTTGTTTCTTTATCGTAAAGAAAAATCTGCCTAAAATTACTCTTTAAACATTCGGCGATAAATATACCGTCAAGATAACCACCTATAATAAGTAAAGAATCGCCGGTAAACTTTTTGAGAACTTCCGCCTTCATTTCCGATATTCGCTTCGCCACGTCAAAAACAGTAAAAGGCGCATAGAAAGTCTGCGTTTTATCTGTTATACCTGAATGAACCGGTGAAATACCAAGCCTTCTCAAAAGTCTGAAAATATCAAAAAAAAGAGCGGTCTCCAGAGAAAACTTATGAAGGTGATGAGATGGAGACGAAACACCGGATACAACATTACCGTAAACATCAACAATAACAGTAAATGCGCCGCTTCCCGGCAATCCCAGCCTGCCTCGGGCAATGTAAAAATCACAACTTTTAAAATATCGGCCTGACAAGGCTTTTGCCAAGGAAGGTATCTGTTCGAAATCAAAACAGTTCGTATTAACATCTATCTGACTTACATTTTTGATACCAAACATAGCAAGAATATTTCTAAAAACGGAAAATTTCTTGAAATTATTGGTTACAACACCAAATTTTCCTTTAAGAATTGATTTTTTGATAGCCGCTGTTTCCTCAGGTTTGTCTCCCTTTCTAACACCGTTAAGAGATTCCTGAAAAGCCATTTTAAAAAGCAATCTGTTTTCTTTCCACATTTGTTCTAATCCTATGTTTCTCCAGAATTGGCAAAATCTCTTCAAGTATACCCACGGTAGGAGAACCAACTCCTTTAACTACAAGGGGATAACCCACAGGAACAACTGTGGCAATATTTGTAGCACCTGCTTTAATTGTAGGAATCAGACCTTTCATTAATACCGTTGGAAACGGCACAGTTAATCTTATCAGACTTTTAACTCTTTTTCTTACAGCTTCTATTACTTTCAACTGTAAAGATAAAGGAGCCGGAGAAACGTTTTCCATAGGAGTATTTTTATAAGGTCTGAATCCCATAACAGGAACTTCCTCTACTTCCAGCTCTTTCAGAAATTCAATGTGTTTTTCTCTATCTTCTTCCGTTTCACCTATACCGACCAGAATACCACTTGAAAGTTCAATACCTAAATTTTTAATCTGATAACAAATTTTCATTCGCTGTTCTAAAGAATCATCTGGTTTTAATTTTTTAAAAAGCTCCGGATTCATAGTTTCAAGATTGCAGCATATAGTATCAACACCAGCACTTTTCAAAAGTTTTATCCTTTTCAAATCAAGATCACCACCAACATTAACAAGAACTTTTAAAGAAGTATGTTTTTTTACAATTTCAAGAGCGGAAAGCACCTTTTTAAAATTACCGTATCCTGCTGAAAGACTTACCCTTTTTATCCCGTTCTCTTCTATAAAAACAGCGGCTTTTTTAATTTCATCTTTCTTTTTATCTGTCAAATAAAAATAGCCATTAACAGAAGTGCCTACCGCAAAACCGCAGTAGGCACATTTTCTCCTCAAACTACAATAATTACTCACATGTATTGTAGAAGTTATCTCTATCATAAATGTTAAGCACCGAGCACGGAAGTAATCCTATCTATTGCATCCTCAACTTCAATATTAAGAAGACCAATATTAGCATCAGATTTTATCACACATACAAGAATAGCTCTTCTTCCTGCCTTTTTAGAAAGAATATTCTGCTTTGAACACCTGATAAGCGCATCCTGAAAATCTCCAGCTTCAACAACTTTGGACAATCTTTCAGAAGTTCCGACAACAGCTGCAGCCATAGCTGCAAGCTTTTCAGCACTTAAACCACCTTTAAGCATTGTTGAAACGACAACTTGACCATCAGGTGTCGCTACAAGAGCACCAAGCATATCAGCGCCGAGCGAATCAGCAAGATCTGAAAGTATTTCTTCTAACATTTCTCTTTTGCTGGCCATAATTCCTCCTTTATCATGTTAAACATAAAAACTATTCTCTGTCTGAAACACCTTCTTAAAATTTCTTCCAAGATTCTCTTAGAATACCCTTGAGAACGTCATCACCAACAAGATCTTCCATATATTCAACAAGCATTGGTGAAGGAGCTGACATATAGACTGCCTCTGAAGGTGAGAATTTTTCTGCTTCTTCCACAAGCTCAGGAACTATTTCGCCAATTTTCTCGAGAAGTTCTGAAGCTGTTACGGTCATCGGCTGTACATCTCTGTCAAGAATCATTGACTTTAAGGAATCTTTCATAGCATCAACGTTGAGAAGTTTTATTAAACCACCGAGACCATATTTTGCAACCAAACTTGAAACAACTTGAAGAGATTGAGCAATTTGAAATTCTGTCATTGAACGTTTAGTTTTCAATACATCTCTCGCAACTCTGTAATATTCAATTGCTCCAGTAAAAGCAATCGCCGTCGTAACAATACCCATATCACCAACAGCTGAAACAAGCTCTGCAGGAAGAAGGTAAACTCTCTTACCAGCATCTATTGCCAGATTTTTTAATTTATTTATTTGCTCATCTGTAACTATAGGTTTCTTTAGAAGCTCATTGGTTGCGATTAAATAGTGTTGATGTTGAGGCGTCCCTGGAATTGAAGCAGGATGCATTGTTGAAAAACCTATATCTTCTCTTCCTTCCATAAAAATAGCATTCTGAAGATAAGAGTTTAGAACAAGAACAGACATCGTGCAGGTAGTGCAAATAACCGCATCTTCTCCAAGATAAGGAAGGATATTTTCAGCTAATTTAAAAGTTATACCACCTCTAAAAGGCGTAAAAAGAATGGCAACTTCAGCACCTTTAGCCGCCTCAGTATCATCAGATGTAAGTTTTACTCCTGCAGTTTCAAGCTTCGACTTTATATCATCTGGAACTTTATCTAAATGGGGATCTGACAGAGTTACATCGTGACCAGCTTTAGCAAACTCAAGAGCCATTGCCGAACCGCCGTAAGGAGGTTCACCACCGAGCCTTTCAGGAACATTTAATTTATTAAGGTAGTAATTGAGACTTCCAAAACCGTAAACAGTAACTCTCATACTTCACCTCTCTCCTTAGAAAGTTTCCCCTTTTGTTATTGTAACACGAGAATTAATAAACCTTAATGTTCTATTATTCGTTTATCTTCCTAAATTTATAATATCTCTCTTTCTCAGAATATATGCAACCGCAGTATTGTTGTCTATAAAGATTATACTCTTTTGACTTTTCTATTCCCCTCTTCCACCCTTTTCTAAAATCTTTATAAAGAAATTTGACACCAAATTTTGCAGCTGCAGATTCGGCACATATTCTCATAGTTTCATGGTTTTGATATTTACTGTAAAAAAGAGTAGAGGTAAAAAAATCAAATTTTCCATTCTTAGCAACACTTGCAGTCATTTCAAAACGCATTGAATAACATATCTGACATCTTATTGGTCTCTCTTCTCTAAACACAACCGATCTAAGCCAGTCTTCAAGGGGATATCTGTCCATATAAATAACTTTAAAATCCTCAATCTCTTCAAATTTTTTAACAGCTTCTAATCTTTTTAGAAATTCTGTATAAGGATGTATGTTTGGATTGTAAAAAAATCCGAAAACTTCAAAACCTTCCTTCCGCAAAACTTCCAAAGGATAACAGGCACACGGTGCACAACATATATGCAGAAGCACGCGCTTCACTTCTCAAGCTCCACATCTAAATCTGTTTTTATTGTATTTCCACCTTCTTTTTCTGCAAGCTCAAGAGCCTCAAGAGTTTTTGAAATTAAATCAACTTCATCCATATCTTTCCTTGCAACCACCACACCTACACTAACAGTTACTTTAATTGTTTTTCCATTGATATTTATAAGAGTATCTTCTATCGATTTCCTTATACGTTCACCTATTCTTATAGCATGGCCAAAGGTAACACCAGGAATTAAAACACCAAAAATACTGTCGTCGTAATAAGCAACAACATCATTAGCCCTTAAAAGTTTCTTGAACTTTCTGGCAATCTCTTGAAGAATTATTTTTCCGACTTTTTCTCCGTTCTGCTTAACTATATCCTCAAATTTATCAAGTTTCACCATTAAAACAGCAAACGGATAATTTCTGCTTTTAAAATCATCAAACATATCTTTTAAAACTTTTTCAAAACTTTTCTTACTGGCTATTTCGGTTAAAAATTCAATCAACGCATTTTTTTCAGATTGATCTAACTTTTGAGAAACTTTCTCTATCTCTTTTCGTGATTCCTGAAGTTTATTTTTTAAACTTTCATTTTGAAATTTGATTTCATTCAAAGTCTCAACAACTGTTTCCAGCATCTCTTTTAAATTTTTATCCGACAAACTTTGAGTAGTTTTTTCAACCTTTTTAGCGTTGGCTTCTATAACTTTAGTATGTTCTTCAATACCCTGTATCGCTCTCTCTATTTCCCTGCTTACTTCTTCAGCAAGCTGCTTTATAAATTTCCTATCAGCTTGATTTAATTTCAATATTGTTGATTCAACAACAGACTCATCAGGATATTTTTCCTTAAATATTCCCATTATTTCGGGATCTGATAAATCCTTGCCGGTCTCATGAAGATAGCAGAAAATGTCAAACCACAAATAATAGTTCAAAGGCGTTAGAGGAATACCGTTTCTCACCAAAAACTTAATTTCTTCTTTGGCAATATTAGAAATTTTTTGGAAATCTTCAATACTTAGCTGTTCTCCAGTATTTATTCTTTTCATTAATTCACATTCAAACCTATTCACCATAAGCTTTCTCCCAAACAATTTTAATGCCAGCTGATCTTATGGAATTATGAAACGGCAAACTTCTTTTAGCCAATTTTATATTTATTACATCAGGATCAAACTGTCTACATAACTCATCTATAAGTTCATCGGAAAAATCTTCCAGATAAACGAACTCTTTTTGTGAAAGCTCCAAAACAATCCTGTAAAGTTTTTCATAATCTACAAAATTTCTGGATTCTACTTCCAGATCTAATTCAACCTCAACTCCAAGCTTCCTTTCTTCTTTGTAAACACCACATTTTAAATGAACCTTACAACCTTCAAGAAAAACTTTTGTTTTCTTTCTCATTGGCGACCCTCTCCACTTCCCCTACAAGTCTTTTAATAGCTTCTTCTTCCTTATATTTCCCTATCACTTTCCCGCCGGCAAAAAGGATAAATTTTTCACCGGCAGCTGCTATTCCCACATCAGCAAATGAAGCTTCCCCCGGTCCGTTAACCGCACATCCCATAACCGCAACAGAAACAGGTGTTTTTATATGCTCAAGAGCCTCTTCTACCTCAAGAGCAATTCTTGGTAAATCCACCTGACATCTACCACAGGTAGGACATGAAATAACATCAACACCGTAATCTCTAAGCCCGAGCGAAGAAAGAATCTTAAAGGCAACCTTTACCTCTATCTTAGGATGTGCAGAAAGGGAAACCCTAACCGTATCTCCTATACCTTCATACAGCAGAATGCCTATACCGGCAGCTGATTTAACAGCACCAGAGAGAACCGTCCCGGCTTCTGTAATACCTATGTGGATAGGATAATTGCAAGAAGAAGCAAAAATCCTATTAGCAAGAACCGTAGTTTTAATATCCGAACCTTTAAGAGAAAATTTCATATTTATAAAATCTTCATCTTCAAAAAACTTCATATAGTTAAGTGCCGTTTCCGCAACAGCTTCAGCAGAAGGATATCCGTATTTGTTTAATATCTCCTTTGGCAAAGAACCTGTGTTAACACCTATCCTTATAGGAATATTTCTCTCTCCGGCAACTTTTATAACTTCCTTTACCTTATCCATTCCGCCTATATTTCCGGGATTTATTCTTATTCCATCAGCTCCCTTTTCTATTGACTTAATAGCCAACCTATAATCAAAATGTATATCTGCAATAAGAGGAATACCTATTTTCTTTTTTATTAATGGAATATTATCTACTGCTTCAACGGTAGGAACCGCAACTCTTACAATTTCACATCCGACTTTTTCAAGCTCTTTAATCTGATTAACGGTAGCTTCAAGATCTTCCGTAAAGGTGTTTGTCATTGATTGAACAACAATAGGATAGCCTCCGCCTATTGGAACATTTCCGACCTTTATTACCCTACTTTTTCTCCTTACTATCCACATAAAATCCCCACTTCACAAATCCTCATCAAAGCTTAAATTTCCATGTTATGAAAGAGATTATAGCGCAAAATTTTTCTAAAGGTGCACGAAATTACGATCGGTTTGCCATTATCCAGAAACGAAGTGCAAGAAATCTTTTAAACTTGATTTCAAATATAAGCTACACAAAAGCCATAGATATTGGAGCAGGATCGGGAGAACTCGCCTCAAAATTAAAAAATTGCATCGGTGTTGATATATCCCCACAGATGTGCAAATGTATGGAAGAAAAAGGGATAAAATGTGTCTGTGCAGATGCGGAAAAGTTGCCTTTTCCGGACGAAACATTTGACCTCGCAGTTTCAAACTTTGCATTTCAATGGATGAACATAAAAAAAGCCATGAAAGAATCCCATCGTATCTTAAAACAAAACGGTAGTTTTGCTCTTTCCATTCCTATAGAAGGTAGCCTATCCGAACTATTTTCAGCATGGCAGAAAGTATCTATTTCATTAAATGGAAAAGAAGATAAGCTTTTTAGATTCCCTTCATACAATACAGTTATCTTATATGCAAAAAGACACGATTTCCGTATTAGATACAAACAGATAAAATCTGAAAAAATAATACTTCCTTCTGCATCAGAAGCTTTAAATTACATAAACAAGATTGGAGCGCGAAACCCTTACGGATTTAAAAAAATCAGAAAACAATTTTACAAAGAATTTTGCAAAGAATTCTTTCACACAGAAGATAAAGGTTATCCTATAAGCTATAAAGTTCTAACAGTAATCCTTGAAAAAGCTTAAATTAATAAATGATAAATTTATTTTAAGGAGGGGAAGCACTGACTCCGCGAGAAAGAGACATCCTGTTAAAAGTTGCAGAACTCTATATGGAAACAGGTGAACCTGTTGGTTCTAGAACTCTGCAAAAGCGTTTTTCCATGAAAATAAGTCCTGCCACTATAAGAAACGTAATGTCAGACCTTGAAGATAAAGGTTACCTTTACCAGCCTCACACATCTGCCGGAAGACTACCAACGGACGAAGGAATGAAGTATTACATAAATTACCTTTTATTTTCCCTAGGCGAAGTGGATACAGGAATTGCTTCAAGAATCATTGATTACATAAAAGTATCAGGGAAAACCGGATTTGATGAAATATTTTCAGCAGTCCTCAATTTCTTAACAAGATCAACCGGATACATGAGTCTCGGTGCAAACTTTGTAATAGATGCCCTTACAATAAAGGACATCTCTCTTGTTAAAGTCTCTTCATCAAAGGTTTTAGTTGTTATAACATGTGAACCTGAATATGTCATACACAAAGTGATAACCCTTAAGGTAGAACCTTCAATACTTGCAAAAATATCACAAGAATTAACGGCAAAATTTAAAGGGAAACCTTTATCAAGCATTAAAAAAGAACTTATAAATGAAATGAACAAGGCAAGAAACGAATTTATGGAACTATCCTTCAATCTAAACACACACCTTTTAAAACTTGTAAACAGTGTTAACGATGTTAAAATCACAGGTACTTTTAATATTTTCAACAGTGTCAACGAAGACTTTGAAAAAATTCAGGAAATTATTAAAATTCTTGAAGAAAAGAAAAAATTACTCGAAACATTTAGCAAGTTAATTGACACCGCCGACAGAGTAACGGTAATTTTAGGAAAAGAAACAGAAATTGAAGCCTTCGAACCCTTCAGCATAGTCGCAGCAAAATACTCACTAAAATCAAAAGATGCAGGAATAGTCGGAATTTTAGGACCGAAAAGAATGGATTACTGCAAAATAATACCTGTGGTTGAAAACGTATCAAGAGCTCTCTCACATATTTTAAGCAAAGATATAAAATAAATTGATATAATTTCACAATTTCCAGTTACTTTCATGGAGGTAGAAAGCCCAATGTCAGTTAGAGTCAGATTTGCCCCAAGTCCAACCGGCTTTATGCACGTCGGAAATGCAAGAACTGCTTTATTTAACTATCTTTTCGCAAAACACAACAACGGAACTTTCGTTCTCAGAATAGAAGATACAGACACCGAAAGACACAGCGAAGAAGCCGTAAAGGTAATTTACAAAGCTTTAAAATGGATGAGGCTTGATTGGGACGAAGGTCCCGAAAAAGGCGGAGAATACGGCCCTTACAGACAATCTGAAAGAAAAGAAATCTATGAAAAATATATCAACATACTCAAAGAAAAAGGATTGGTTTACGAATGCTTCTGCACCAAAGAGGAACTTGACGCAATGCGCCAGGAACAACTGGCAAAAGGACTGCCACCACGATATACCGGTAAATGCCGTCATCTAACCAAAGAAGAAAAGGAAAAATTAAGAGCAGAAGGCAGAAAACCGGTTTTGAGATTCAAAGTTCCAACAGACAGAACCGTAACATGGAAAGACCTGGTTAAAGGCTCCATAGCTATAAATTCTGAACAACTGGGCGGAGATTTTGTAATTGTCCGCTCAAACGGTATGCCTGTTTACAATTTTGTTGTTGTAATAGACGATGCTCTGATGAAAATCACCCATGTAATAAGAGGCGAAGACCACATCTCAAATACCCCAAAACAAATTCTTCTCTATGAAGCTCTCGGTTTTGAAATACCAAAATTTGCTCATCTACCGATGATTTTAGGAGAAGATAGAAGCAAACTTTCCAAAAGGCACGGCTCAACATCAGTAGCAGAATTCAAAGAAAAAGGCTACTTACCGGAAGCATTTACAAACTTTCTGGCACTTTTAGGATGGTATCCTAAAGACGGTAAAGAAATACTTTCCATGAATGAACTAATAGAAAGATTTGACATCAAAGACGTAAACAGTTCACCTGCAATATTCAACTTCGAAAAGCTGAACTGGATGAACAAAGAATACATTAAAAGCTATGATTCTAAAGAACTAACAAAACTTATCATTCCATACCTTGAAGAAGCAGGCTACAAAATTGAAAAGTTCAATTTCAACTGGCTGACAAAAGTAGTTGAAGCGACGAGAGATTACCTGACTGTCCTTTCCGAAGCTCCCAAATATATGGAAACGTTCTTAAAAGACGAATTCGAAATAGAAGAAGGCGCTTTAAACTTTATGAATGAAGAAAGATTAGAAGTAGTAAAACACTTTGCCGAAAAAGTTTCTCAGTTAGAAGAATTAAACGCAGAGACCTTTAAAAAAGCCGTAAAAGAAACTGGTAAAGAGCTTAAAGCAAAAGGTAAAAACCTATTCATGCCGATAAGAATAGCACTAACTGGAAAAATGAAGGGCGTAGAACTTGACATCCTTGTATCCCTCCTGGGGAAAAAAAGAGTCCTTAAACGTCTTCATCATGCAATCTCAGAAATCGAAAGGAGGATGTCATGAAAAAAACAGCCCTTTTAGGACTGGCACTTATCAGCATTGCCGCAGCTGGCTGTGGACAAAAACAAGAAACCTCAACACAAGCAACACCTGAATGGAATGCGAACTGTGCCCGTTGCCACAACGGAAATATGGCCGTAACAAAAGACACAATCCTTGCAAAATACAAGGATAAGACACAACTACTTAATGCGGTAAAAGAACTTGTAAGTGCCGGCAAAATGCCGCCTAATCTTCCATACGGCAAAGTAGCAGACGAACTCTACAAATAAACAACGAGCCGGCAGAATTCTGCCGGCTTCCCATTCAAATTATCGGGAATCAA from the Desulfurobacterium indicum genome contains:
- a CDS encoding epoxyqueuosine reductase QueH, which gives rise to MKRVLLHICCAPCACYPLEVLRKEGFEVFGFFYNPNIHPYTEFLKRLEAVKKFEEIEDFKVIYMDRYPLEDWLRSVVFREERPIRCQICYSMRFEMTASVAKNGKFDFFTSTLFYSKYQNHETMRICAESAAAKFGVKFLYKDFRKGWKRGIEKSKEYNLYRQQYCGCIYSEKERYYKFRKINE
- a CDS encoding GGDEF domain-containing protein, whose product is MVNRFECELMKRINTGEQLSIEDFQKISNIAKEEIKFLVRNGIPLTPLNYYLWFDIFCYLHETGKDLSDPEIMGIFKEKYPDESVVESTILKLNQADRKFIKQLAEEVSREIERAIQGIEEHTKVIEANAKKVEKTTQSLSDKNLKEMLETVVETLNEIKFQNESLKNKLQESRKEIEKVSQKLDQSEKNALIEFLTEIASKKSFEKVLKDMFDDFKSRNYPFAVLMVKLDKFEDIVKQNGEKVGKIILQEIARKFKKLLRANDVVAYYDDSIFGVLIPGVTFGHAIRIGERIRKSIEDTLININGKTIKVTVSVGVVVARKDMDEVDLISKTLEALELAEKEGGNTIKTDLDVELEK
- a CDS encoding dihydroneopterin aldolase; the encoded protein is MRKKTKVFLEGCKVHLKCGVYKEERKLGVEVELDLEVESRNFVDYEKLYRIVLELSQKEFVYLEDFSDELIDELCRQFDPDVINIKLAKRSLPFHNSIRSAGIKIVWEKAYGE
- the ispG gene encoding flavodoxin-dependent (E)-4-hydroxy-3-methylbut-2-enyl-diphosphate synthase, giving the protein MWIVRRKSRVIKVGNVPIGGGYPIVVQSMTNTFTEDLEATVNQIKELEKVGCEIVRVAVPTVEAVDNIPLIKKKIGIPLIADIHFDYRLAIKSIEKGADGIRINPGNIGGMDKVKEVIKVAGERNIPIRIGVNTGSLPKEILNKYGYPSAEAVAETALNYMKFFEDEDFINMKFSLKGSDIKTTVLANRIFASSCNYPIHIGITEAGTVLSGAVKSAAGIGILLYEGIGDTVRVSLSAHPKIEVKVAFKILSSLGLRDYGVDVISCPTCGRCQVDLPRIALEVEEALEHIKTPVSVAVMGCAVNGPGEASFADVGIAAAGEKFILFAGGKVIGKYKEEEAIKRLVGEVERVANEKENKSFS
- a CDS encoding methyltransferase domain-containing protein, which produces MKEIIAQNFSKGARNYDRFAIIQKRSARNLLNLISNISYTKAIDIGAGSGELASKLKNCIGVDISPQMCKCMEEKGIKCVCADAEKLPFPDETFDLAVSNFAFQWMNIKKAMKESHRILKQNGSFALSIPIEGSLSELFSAWQKVSISLNGKEDKLFRFPSYNTVILYAKRHDFRIRYKQIKSEKIILPSASEALNYINKIGARNPYGFKKIRKQFYKEFCKEFFHTEDKGYPISYKVLTVILEKA
- the hrcA gene encoding heat-inducible transcriptional repressor HrcA, with translation MTPRERDILLKVAELYMETGEPVGSRTLQKRFSMKISPATIRNVMSDLEDKGYLYQPHTSAGRLPTDEGMKYYINYLLFSLGEVDTGIASRIIDYIKVSGKTGFDEIFSAVLNFLTRSTGYMSLGANFVIDALTIKDISLVKVSSSKVLVVITCEPEYVIHKVITLKVEPSILAKISQELTAKFKGKPLSSIKKELINEMNKARNEFMELSFNLNTHLLKLVNSVNDVKITGTFNIFNSVNEDFEKIQEIIKILEEKKKLLETFSKLIDTADRVTVILGKETEIEAFEPFSIVAAKYSLKSKDAGIVGILGPKRMDYCKIIPVVENVSRALSHILSKDIK
- the gltX gene encoding glutamate--tRNA ligase yields the protein MSVRVRFAPSPTGFMHVGNARTALFNYLFAKHNNGTFVLRIEDTDTERHSEEAVKVIYKALKWMRLDWDEGPEKGGEYGPYRQSERKEIYEKYINILKEKGLVYECFCTKEELDAMRQEQLAKGLPPRYTGKCRHLTKEEKEKLRAEGRKPVLRFKVPTDRTVTWKDLVKGSIAINSEQLGGDFVIVRSNGMPVYNFVVVIDDALMKITHVIRGEDHISNTPKQILLYEALGFEIPKFAHLPMILGEDRSKLSKRHGSTSVAEFKEKGYLPEAFTNFLALLGWYPKDGKEILSMNELIERFDIKDVNSSPAIFNFEKLNWMNKEYIKSYDSKELTKLIIPYLEEAGYKIEKFNFNWLTKVVEATRDYLTVLSEAPKYMETFLKDEFEIEEGALNFMNEERLEVVKHFAEKVSQLEELNAETFKKAVKETGKELKAKGKNLFMPIRIALTGKMKGVELDILVSLLGKKRVLKRLHHAISEIERRMS